The segment CGACAGCAACGGGTTGATTTCGAGCCTGCTCGGCACCGGCGGCGACGCCGTCATCCAGCTGCCCCCGTCACCGTTGAGCACGCGCCTCCTCTCGGCGGAGGCGCAGCCGGTGGACTGGGACCCGCGGACGAACGGTGCCACCTTCGTCGCCCTGCTCGCCATGCTCCTGATCATGATCGGCGGTGCGGACTTCCTGGTGTGGAGCCGCAAGCACAATGACGTAACCCTGCCGGACGGGCAGAACGGGTAGTTCGGCGACGCGCTTGCGGTAGGGAGGCCATTCGGCCTCCCTCCCGCAGTTTTCAGCCTCTTCGAGCCCAACACCGTTACGGTTCTGCGTGGGCCAGCCGCGCTTGCCGCGAAGTGGACGCTTTTGGTCGTAGCTGGAATAAAGGATATACGAGGACTGACCCGAAGTGTCCAGTGCATGAAAACTGCCACTCCGGTGGGCGGTGGCTGTGCCGGTGCGAACTCCTGTGGAGCGGGCGAAGGGAATCGAACCCTCATCACCAGCTTGGAAGGCTGGGGCTCTGCCATTGAGCTACGCCCGCGGCCAGGAAAGTGTAGCCATCGTCCACGCGCGCCGGCCCGCGGGAGGCGCGGCGGCGGCGTACCCGAGGGCGCCTGCGAGCGTGCGGATCCTGGCGTCGAGGGGCGTCGAGGGGCGTCGAGGGGCGGCGGGCGAGCGGGCCGGAAACCCCGCGGATGCGCGGGCATTTTCAACGGGCCCTGCCACCACGCGGGGCGGACCCCGGTCCGCCGGATTCCCGCGGATGTGCGGCGATCTTGGGGTGCGGAGGGCGCGCCGGCCGGCACAGGACCGAGGGCCGGCGGCGCCCGGCGCGCTCCAACCTTCCGGGGCGGTCGGCGACGAGGCCCTGGCGGCCTCCGCCGTCAGTTTGCAGCGGGCGGAGACGCGGGTGGCCGCGGAGCGGTTGCGGCGCATCGGCGAGCTGGACGCCCGCAAGGCCTTCCTCGGCAGGGCGACGTCGACGGCGGACTGGCTTGCGCCCAAGCTGGGCCTGTCACGCGGCCAGGCCAAAGGCCGAGGTCGGACGCCGCCGGGGCGCTCGAGCGTCTGCCCCGCCGGGGAGGTGTGCGAGGTGGTCGTGGACGACCGCGGCCGTCCGTTGAAGGTCAGCGAGAACGGCCGGCCCACCCTGCGCCAACGCCGCGCGGTCATCGCCCGCGACCGCTCCTGCATCGGCTGCGGGGCGCCCGCCAGCCGCTGCCAGGTCCACCACGTCGTGTGGCAACGCCACCGGGGCGCCACCGTCGTGGGCAACCTGGTGCTGGTCTGCTACGCCTGCCACCACGCCATCCACCACGACGGGTGGACCGTCACCCAACAACCCCCAGGGCGCTACCGCATCCGGCGCACCCCCAACAACCCCGCCCGCACCGGCAGACTGCGACATACCACCTGACCCCCACCCCGGCCCTGCCGCCGGGGACACAGCCCTGCCCGCGGACCCATGGCCGGGGAACACCAGGAAACACCCTGCCCGCAGCCCACACGGTCGGGGAACACCCATGCCCGCGGACCCGGCGCCACCCCGCCGGGCTGCCCGACGGCGCACCCACGGGGGTCGGGGCGCAGGAGCCCGGCGGTCACGTCCACCCCGGCGGGCGGGTGCGGCGAGCGACGGTGCCGTCCCACTCGTCGAGGGGTGCGCAGTGCCAGTACCAGCTCCCGTCGAGGCGCGCCCGCCCCGGCAGCGCCGTGCGGCCGTTCGCCCACCGCAGGACAGCCCAGGGGTCGGTCGCAGGAGCGGGCGCCGCCGCGCCGGCCCGAGGCGCCCACGGGAAGAGCCGGGCGAGGACTCTGGCGCAGAGGTCGGCGGGCGGTGCGAAGGCGACGCCGAGTCCGCTGGCGATGTCGTCGGTGTGGATGAGCGTCTCGTCGCAGCCCATGGCGAGGAAACCCTCCGCGTCGGCCATGCCCGCCGGGTGGTAGCCGCGGGTGCCCGCCGGCACGCCGCGGGCGACGGCGGCGAGCACCGCCGAGGCGGAGTCAACGGTCGTGAGCAGCCGCGACACGGACGCGGTGCCGTCACCAGAGCGTGGGAACGGCCGGTCCTCCCCGGCGACGGCGAGATCGACGCTGTAGAAGAGCAGCGCGTCGACGATGTGGTCCAGCGTGCGCCGGCAGTCCCAGGTCAGCTCGCCGGCCACCACGCCCCAGTCCGCGTCGAGCGCCGGCTCGAGGGTCTGCCTGCACACCTCGGCGGCGAGCCGCAGGTCGTCGGGGGTCACCGGTTGTCTCACGGTGCGCGGGAGGTCAGCTCGACAGGCGGCGGGCCATCCAGCCGGCGGCGTAGGTGATGACGATGTCGGCGCCCGCCCGGCGGATGGAGCGCAGCGTCTCCTCCATGATGCGGTCCCCGTCGATCCAGCCCCGCTCCGCGGCGGCGTGGACCATCGCGTACTCCCCGGAGACGTGATAGGCGGCGAGGGGCAATCGGGTGGCCTCCTTCACCCGCCAGACGAGGTCGAGGTAGGGCACGGCCGGCTTGACGAGGAGCACGTCGGCGCCCTCGGCCGCGTCGGTGAGCGCCTCACGGACACCCTCGTCGCCGTTGGCCGGGTCGAGCTGGTAGCCGGCGCGGTCCCCGAACGACGGGGCACACTCCGCCGCGTCGCGGAACGGCCCGTAGAACGCGGAGGCGTACTTCGTGCAGTAGCTCATGATGCCGGTCTTCTCCGCGTAGCCGGCGTCGTCGAGGGCTGCCCGGATCCCCGCCACCTGGCCGTCCATCATTCCCGATGGTGCGACGAGGTCGGCGCCGGCCTCGGCCTGGCTGACGGCCGCACGCGCGTAGGCGGCGACCGCGGCGTCGTTGTCGACGCTGCCGTCGGAGCGCACCGGCCCGCAGTGGCCGTGGTCGGTGTACTCGTCGAGGCAGGTGTCGGCGAGCAGCACGATTTCGTCACCGTGGTCGTCACGGAGCGCGCGAAGGGCCCGCTGCACGATCCCGTCGGGCTCCCATGCCGCCGTTCCCTCGGCGTCCTTGCTCGCCGGCACGCCGAACAGCAGCCAGCTCGTCACCCCGGCGGCCCGCAGCTTCTTGGCCTCCGTCCGCAAGCTCTCGAGAGTGTGCTGGACGACGCCCGGAAGGGACGCCACCGGCTGGGCGTCGCTGATGCCCTCCTTGACGAACAGCGGCGCGACCAGCTGCTCGGGGGCGAGCCGGGTCTCGCAACCGAGGTCGCGCAACGCCGCGGTCCGGCGGAGCCGCCGGGGCCGGCCGGCGGGGAAGGGGGCGGGTCGCATCCCTGCGAGGATAGACGCGCTGGGACGGCGCACCGGAGCCCGCCGGAGCGCGCCACCGACCCGGGTTTTCCGCACCGGATCGGTGGCGCGCCACCCGGCCGTCACGTGCGGCTATCGACGCCTCGGGCCAGGAAGGGAGAACTCCTGCGTCTGCGGGTTCAGGTGCGGCAGGCGGATCTCCCCCGCCATCACCGGGTCGCTGACGCGGAAGACGTTCAGGCCGGACTGGATCTCCGACTCGTAGACGAAGCCGTTGTACCAGTACGTCGACCACGCCCCGCCGAGGTTGGCCGGCGTGATCGGGTCCGGGTCGGAGAACGCCACGACGCGCGGGTTCGCCGGGTCGGTGAACTCGACCACCCACGTCCCGGCCTGGTAGTGCCCGCCGACCGCGACGTAGCGGCCACTGCGCAGCGGGACGATGTTGTAGTTGTGGACGGTGCAGTTCTCCCCCTCGCCGTCCTGCGGGCGCGGGAGGACCCACTGGCCGAGCTTCTCGCCGGTGTTGGCGTCGTAGAAGAACTTGCTCTTGTAGATGTCGGCGTCCTCGGAGCGGCAACGCGGATCCGCGCCGCCGCCCGGCTCCCAACCGAGGACGAGCACCCGCCCGTCCCAGGTGAACGTGGCGGAGTGCCAGCGGCCGCCGATGCCGACCTTGTTACCCAGGTCGTCCTCCTCCTCGACGTTGTAGAGCCACCGCGGCGCCGTCAACGAGCCGCCGCGCGGGCCCCCGACGGAGAAGACGTTCGCGGCGTGGCCGCTCGCGCAGGCGAGCAGGTTCACGTCGCCGAGGATGAGCCCGGCGTCGTGGCAGCCGTTGTTGCTGCCGAGGGAACCCGGCATGAGCGGGACGTACCCGATGTGGCGGGCGCCCGCCGGATTGGCGAGGGGCACTTCGATGATGTCCATCGCGTCGCACACGGGCCGGCCGCCGCCCGAGGAGTTGTTGCTGTAGACGATGAGCCGGTTGCCCGCCGGGTCGGGCGTGCCGGTCACGGTGTGCGAGCCGCAGCCGTCCGCGGTGCCGCGCTGCGCCGCGCCCGCCTGACTGAACTCGACCGCCGCGACCAGCGCCGGCCTCGCCGGGTTGCTGATGTCGAACACGTGCACGCCCTCGAACCCCACGGGCACGGGCTGCCCGAGGCACATGCGCCCCGCCGGCGCGGGCGAGTTCCAGGAGCGCACGACGATGTGCTCCCAGACGTAGACGTCGCCCTGGTCGCCGTTGCAGCGAGGATGGCTCACGAGCTTGGGGTTGCCGGGCGCGGACACATCGACGATCCGGAAGCCGTCGTAGTTGCCGTGGATCGCGTACTTGCCCCAGAACGCGATGTCGGAGCTGATCTGGCGCTGGGCGGCGGGCACGCCGAAGAACTGCGCGGGGTGCGGGCTGTGGCCGAGGGCGTGGATGTTCCTCGTGCTCTCCCGCGCGGTGTAGCTGCCGGCCTCTCCGGGCGGGTCGTCGTGGTCGTGGTCGTCGTCGGGATGCGCGCCGGCGGGTACGGGCAGGGCGAGCAGGGACAGTGCTGCGAGCAGCACGAGGATGCGGCGAGCAGTGCCCATCATGTCACGGCCTTTCTCGGTACGAGGGAGCGCCACGGGCCGGGGCCACTCACGGTGGTCCCGGCCCGGACGAGGTGCGATGCCATCGGTCCCAGCGCGGTCAGCGCAGAACGGACTCCTGGGTCTGCGGGTTCAGGTAGGGCAGCTTGCGGGCACCCGCGCGTGCCTGGTCGCTGAGGAGGAAGGTGTCCACGCCCCGGAGGATGTCGTTGGCGTAGATGAAGCCGTTGTACCAGTAGCTCGACCAGGCGCTGCCGCCGTGGGGACGGTAGAAGCCGATCTCGGCAGCGGCCTCGCTCGCACCCGCGACGAGGCGGTCGACGTCGATGACCGTCGTCCCTCCCGTGTAGGCCGAGGACACGAGGACGTTGCGGCCCCGCAGCGGGATGAAGTTGAAGTTGTGCATCGTGCAGGTCCCGGCCTCGGAGCGCGGGATCTTGTAGTTGGCGAGCAGATCGCCGGTCTGGGTGTCGAAGAACCAGATACGGCCCTGAAGGTCCGTGGGGTCCACGCAGCGGGGCTGGCCGCCGCCGCCTGACTCGTCGCCGAACGCGACGATCGAGCCGTCCC is part of the Egibacteraceae bacterium genome and harbors:
- a CDS encoding HNH endonuclease signature motif containing protein; protein product: MRRARRPAQDRGPAAPGALQPSGAVGDEALAASAVSLQRAETRVAAERLRRIGELDARKAFLGRATSTADWLAPKLGLSRGQAKGRGRTPPGRSSVCPAGEVCEVVVDDRGRPLKVSENGRPTLRQRRAVIARDRSCIGCGAPASRCQVHHVVWQRHRGATVVGNLVLVCYACHHAIHHDGWTVTQQPPGRYRIRRTPNNPARTGRLRHTT
- the hemB gene encoding porphobilinogen synthase, which encodes MRPAPFPAGRPRRLRRTAALRDLGCETRLAPEQLVAPLFVKEGISDAQPVASLPGVVQHTLESLRTEAKKLRAAGVTSWLLFGVPASKDAEGTAAWEPDGIVQRALRALRDDHGDEIVLLADTCLDEYTDHGHCGPVRSDGSVDNDAAVAAYARAAVSQAEAGADLVAPSGMMDGQVAGIRAALDDAGYAEKTGIMSYCTKYASAFYGPFRDAAECAPSFGDRAGYQLDPANGDEGVREALTDAAEGADVLLVKPAVPYLDLVWRVKEATRLPLAAYHVSGEYAMVHAAAERGWIDGDRIMEETLRSIRRAGADIVITYAAGWMARRLSS